A stretch of DNA from Yoonia sp. BS5-3:
CACGCCGGGGCAGGGTTCGGGCTGCGCTATGAGACCGGGATCGGACCATTGCGGCTTGATCTTGGAACACAAGCCAGCGGCGATGACGCAGGCGAAGACCTGCAAGTCTATATCGGGATAGGACAGGCATTTTGATGCGGCGGATCATCATAGGTATAGTGGCACTTTGGCCGGTTTCAGGCCTGGCACAAAGCCAGGAGGAGGACGACCAGGGCTACCTGACTAACCTGATCGAAGAGAACCTGACCGGTGCTGGACGCGAAGTAGATATACGCGGGTTTGAAGGGGCGCTTAGCTCGCAGGCAACGATGGATTCGCTAACGGTCGCAGATAGCGAAGGCGTTTGGCTGACGCTCGAAGATGTGGTGCTCAGCTGGAACCGCAGCGCCCTTTTGCGCGGTGCGATTGATGTGGAAGAGCTAAGCGCAGCACGGATCATCGTCGCCCGCGCCCCTGTTTCCGAAGACAGCGGCCCCTCGCCCGAGGCACAGCCATTCTCGCTGCCCGAATTGCCCGTCAGTATTTCGCTAGGCGTGCTGAATATCGAAGATATCTCTCTTGGCGCGGAGTTTCTGGGCGAAGAGCTCAACTTCAGCCTCTCGGGGGCAGCCGAGCTAAGCGGCGGCGAAGGATCTGCGAATATCGTCGCTGAACGGCTGGGCGAACAGCAGGGCCGGTTTGAAATTGACGGCTCTTATGTCAATGAAACCAAAACCTTGGGCATATTGCTGGACGTGGCCGAAGGGCCGGACGGGATCGCGGCCAATCTAATCGGCCTACCTGGTAATCCAGCTATTGGTATGACGATCGAAGGAAATGCGCCACTCGATGATTTTGCTGCGACCCTATCAATTGCAACAGACCGACAAGACCGGCTCAGCGGGAATTTTGCCCTGACCGAAACAGATGGTGAGCGGGTAATTGCATTGGATGTGGGCGGGGATATCTCACCTTTGTTTGAGCCCGAATACCAAGGCTTTTTTGGCAATGATGCCCAATTGGCCGCCCGGGTGGTTCAGACAACCGACGGGCGGATCGACATTCCCACTATTGAATTGGACGCAGGCCGGGTCGCACTGTCTGGGGCGATCCAGATTGGCGCACAAGGGTGGCCGGAACTGATCGATTTGACTGGCGGGATTACGGCCCTTGGCAACGCCCCTGTGCTGCTTCCGCTGACCGGGCCGCAAACCTATGTGGACGGCATGGATTTGGCGATCAGCTATGATGCCAGTGTTTCCGAAGACTGGCAGGCCGATATCACCATCGATCAATTTGACAGACCCGGCCTCGGGATTGATCAGCTGAGCCTGCAAGGGGGCGGTTTGCTACGCCCCGGCGAAGGGGCCGATATTGGTGAGGTAACAGTCAACCTGCGCTATGCGGCCGAAGGGCTGCAACTGGACGATGCGGGCGCCGCCGAAGCCTTTGGTGACACAATCGAGGGCGTCTTCGAAGCCGCGCGCACCGAGGGCGAAGCGACGCGTATTTCACGCCTAACCTTGACCGGTGCCGGGATTGAAAGCAGCGCAGAGGCGACAATCGTGGGGGCAAGCAGCGGCTTTCAAACCAGCGCCGCTTTGAACATGCAGGTGACTGGGCTTGAAAGGTTCTCAACCCTGATCGGACAAGAGATCAGCGGCGCAGCTGAGCTGGGCGTCCTTGCACAGACGACGCCGCTTGATGGGCTGTTCAACATCGTTGTGACGGGTCAAACCAATGATCTGTCTGTCGGTGTAACGCAGGCCGACGCGGTGTTGGCAGGTACAGGCACAATATCGGCGGCAGCAATACGCGACACCGAGGGCACCCGGCTGGAAACGCTCCGGATTGAAACCGATGCGGCCACCATCACGGCAGATGGGGAACTGACCAGCAATGGTAGCGATGGAACGCTGGATGCGCGGCTAAACGATTTGGATATCGTGCTATCCGGCCTGCGCGGCCCCGCGACAATCGCGGGCGAAGTGACACAGTCCGGCGATGGGGTGATCAGCTTTCAGCTTGACGGCACCGGGCCCGCCACCCGTTTTGAAACCAGCGGCACGGCGACCCCGGCAGAAACAGGCCAGACAATCGCCGCTCAGGTCAGTGCTGATATCAGCGATCTCAGCCGCTACGCAATGCTGGCGGACAGACCGCTGAGCGGTGCAACACGACTTGAGATCGGCGGCACGCTGGAAACAGATGGGCTGCTTTTCGATCTGGATGTGACCGGCGCAACGCAAGATATCGTCACCGGGATCGACAGGGCCGATCCTTTTCTGGCAGGCACGGGCCGATTGGCTGCCGGTGTCGCCCGCAGCGATGCGCAGCAATTTCAAATCAGCGGGCTCGGCCTGCAAACGCCCGCTATCAGCATTGCAGGCGGTGCCGATCTGGACTTCAGCGCCGGCCAGCAGGCCGATCTGGATATCCGGATCAATGATGCAGGTCTTTTGGACCCAAGCCTGTCTGGGCCGATCACCCTGTCGCTCGAAGGGGCGCCTGGATCCGATGACGCAACCGAAACGGCTCTGCGGATCAACGGGCCAGATACAGCCGTCAGCTTTGATGGCACGATCGGCGGGCCAAGCA
This window harbors:
- a CDS encoding translocation/assembly module TamB domain-containing protein is translated as MRRIIIGIVALWPVSGLAQSQEEDDQGYLTNLIEENLTGAGREVDIRGFEGALSSQATMDSLTVADSEGVWLTLEDVVLSWNRSALLRGAIDVEELSAARIIVARAPVSEDSGPSPEAQPFSLPELPVSISLGVLNIEDISLGAEFLGEELNFSLSGAAELSGGEGSANIVAERLGEQQGRFEIDGSYVNETKTLGILLDVAEGPDGIAANLIGLPGNPAIGMTIEGNAPLDDFAATLSIATDRQDRLSGNFALTETDGERVIALDVGGDISPLFEPEYQGFFGNDAQLAARVVQTTDGRIDIPTIELDAGRVALSGAIQIGAQGWPELIDLTGGITALGNAPVLLPLTGPQTYVDGMDLAISYDASVSEDWQADITIDQFDRPGLGIDQLSLQGGGLLRPGEGADIGEVTVNLRYAAEGLQLDDAGAAEAFGDTIEGVFEAARTEGEATRISRLTLTGAGIESSAEATIVGASSGFQTSAALNMQVTGLERFSTLIGQEISGAAELGVLAQTTPLDGLFNIVVTGQTNDLSVGVTQADAVLAGTGTISAAAIRDTEGTRLETLRIETDAATITADGELTSNGSDGTLDARLNDLDIVLSGLRGPATIAGEVTQSGDGVISFQLDGTGPATRFETSGTATPAETGQTIAAQVSADISDLSRYAMLADRPLSGATRLEIGGTLETDGLLFDLDVTGATQDIVTGIDRADPFLAGTGRLAAGVARSDAQQFQISGLGLQTPAISIAGGADLDFSAGQQADLDIRINDAGLLDPSLSGPITLSLEGAPGSDDATETALRINGPDTAVSFDGTIGGPSSGYLISGDLTAEAADLGTYASLIGQPLDGGVSLTASGEAQPDLSLFDAQISLQSQDLAIGNSTVDPLLAGTGRINASIGQTEDGLAVRTLEISTPEISIVGALNGAAGHGQGRFNASLRDVGVLTDQISGPIRATGSASLDENGNWGLDATGTGPGGLGAQVAGQVGADGTLNIDIDGSAPLALANNAIDPRRLSGQANFDLGINGPAALTSLGGQITFSNGRLAAPSLGEALTDITGQIGLNGGTAQIDLDTRVESGGSISIDGPVSLTGTNDADITVDINDVVLQDPELYTSSIDGTVTIIGALQGGARVRGRLTLGETDVRVPSSSISTLGDLPDVTHIGAGTPVRQTLSRAGVLGQSSSGSGGAGGSQDYPLDIRISAPSRIFIRGRGLDAELGGELTIGGTSSNVIPVGEFALVRGRLDILQQRFDLDEGIVTLQGDFEPYLRLVATTETENGTTISIIIEGPASEPEVTFESSPQLPQDEVLSQLIFGRDLDSISPLQAVQLASAISTLAGRGGGALDRLRESVGLDDFDVTTDDEGETELRAGKYLSDNVYTDVTVGSDGGTEINLNLDITDEITAKGSVDQDGETGIGLFFERDY